A window of Pelodiscus sinensis isolate JC-2024 unplaced genomic scaffold, ASM4963464v1 ctg99, whole genome shotgun sequence contains these coding sequences:
- the ARTN gene encoding LOW QUALITY PROTEIN: artemin (The sequence of the model RefSeq protein was modified relative to this genomic sequence to represent the inferred CDS: deleted 1 base in 1 codon): MRPHRDPQGADSRPAGGRCPGAEGGASQPRPPEHGPQAPGAHDGMEQAAGGLASPPRRTLRQRPREGALWGALTILSLLSSLASGTLQTWHLNTTLGAAPTASGTPTASPTAEPSKGAALAAAWSHLAGPNGTAAGPGALELAQDRLWRAERSPPGSGKGRKAGRSRLRKGDSCGLRTQRVMVRDLGLGFDSEEIVLFKYCSGACHRSRSNYDLTLAALLRDRTVQGPPGHVLSHPCCRPTRYEDVSFMNVHHAWQTVEKLLAAECKCIG, encoded by the exons ATGCGCCCGCACCGCGACCCACAG GGAGCGGACTCGAGGCCCGCCGGGGGCCGGTGtccgggggcagagggaggcgcgTCCCAGCCGCGACCCCCGGAGCATGGTCCGCAGGCTCCTGGCGCGCACG ACGGGATGGAGCAGGCAGCGGGGGGGCTGGCCTCCCCCCCCAGGAGGACGCTGCGCCAGAGGCCCAGG gagggggcgctgtggggcgccCTCACCATCCTCTCGCTGCTGAGCAGCCTGGCCAGCGGGACCCTGCAGACCTGGCACCTCAACACCACCCTGGGGGCTGCACCCACAGCGAGCGgcacccccactgccagccccacagcagagCCCAGCAAGGGGGCAGCACTGGCTGCAGCCTGGAGCCACCTCGCCG GGCCCAACGGGACGGCAGCGGGCCCCGGGGCgctggagctggcccaggaccGGCTGTGGCGGGCCGAGCGCTCGCCCCCGGGCTCCGGCAAGGGCAGGAAGGCGGGCCGGAGCCGGCTCCGGAAGGGCGACAGCTGCGGCCTGCGCACGCAGAGGGTGATGGTGCGGGACCTGGGCCTGGGCTTCGACTCGGAGGAGATCGTGCTCTTCAAGTACTGCAGCGGGGCCTGTCATCGCAGCCGCAGCAACTACGACCTGACGCTGGCCGCCCTGCTGCGGGACAGGACCGTCCAGGGGCCGCCGGGCCACGTGCTCAGCCACCCCTGCTGCCGC CCCACCCGCTACGAGGACGTGTCCTTCATGAACGTGCACCACGCCTGGCAGACCGTGGAGAAGCTCTTGGCGGCCGAGTGCAAATGCATCGGCTGA